The segment TGGATTCTAAATAAAATTTAAAAAAGCCTGATGGCTTTTTTATAATAATTTTTAATTACCAAGCAAATTAGCAATAATATTGCTATGTACATTGTTGAGTTAGTTGAAAAAGCATGCAATAGCATAAGTAATACATTATATACTAAGATGGTTGGAATTGTTGCTCAAGAGTTTCTTGGCATTTGTGAAAATAAATAGTACTTACTAAATGATGCATTTATTTTTGATAAGTATTATATGTAAGTTACCATCTATTGGTAGTATAATGATTAAACTTATGTACTATGATTTAATTTCTGAACTTTTAAAATCATTAATAAATAAACATATAAAAAAAGATGAGACTTCAAAAAATATGCTGTTAACCAAAAATAATTGACAGCAGTATTGACATTGTGGTATACTTTAGAAGTACTTTATGAAAGGAAGGTAGAGAAAATGGCAGTAAAATTAAGATTAAAAAGAATGGGTGCAAAACAAAAACCATTTTATCGTATTGTAGCAGCTGACTCTAGATCACCAAGAGATGGTAGAATTATTGAAACAGTTGGAACATATGATCCAAATACAACTCCAGCAACAGTAAATGTTAATGAAGAAGTAGCATTCAAATGGTTAGAAAATGGAGCACAACCTACAGATACAGTAAGAAGTATTTTATCAAGCGTTGGTTTAATGAAAAAATTACATGAAAGCAAAAATAGTAAATAATAATGAAAGACTATGTAAAAATTGTTAAAACAATAATTACGCCTTTAGTAGAAGATGCATCTAGTTTAGATGTAAATATTATGCCAACAGCTAATGAAGATGAAATAAAAATATTAGTGATTGCTCACGGTGATCAAATTCCAAGATTGATTGGTAAGCAAGGTCGAAATGCTAATGCAATAAGACAACTTGTTCGTGCAGCTGCTAGTGAAGAAAAGAAAAGAATTTTAGTTGATTTTGAAGCATTTTAAGATGAAGTGGTAACACTTCTTTTTTTTCTTTTAATGTAGTATACTTATGAAAAGGAGGTTTTAGAATGAAAAATCCTATTATTGGAATAACATCTAATGAACAAGCAAACTTTGATGGTTGGTTTATTGAACATTATATTAATTATGTTAAATCGGAGGCTATAAAAGTAGTTGATAAAGCTGGAGGGGTACCCCTAATAATACCAGTTTTAAGCGATAGTAATCATATTGATAGATACCTTGATTTAATTGATGGTTTAATAATTACAGGTGGTCATGATGTTTACCCATTATTGTATGAAGATGATATGCAAGTTGATTGTGGAAATATTCATCCTAAAACAGATTTTTTTGATATTTATTTAGTCAAAGAAGCAATGAAAAGGAAAATACCAACTATTGTAATTTGTAGAGGATTGCAAGTAACAAATGTTGCGTTTAAAGGAACACTAATTCAAGATGTAAATAAAGAAAAAAACTCAACAATAAAACACCATGCTCCTGAAGAAGGAAACCTTAATGTTCATGCAATTAATATTTTAGATAACAATTCTTTGTTTTCTAAGTTAACAGGATATAAAGATAAAATGTATGTTAACTCAATTCATCATCAAGCGATTGGCGAATTAGCTCCTATTTTTAAAGTAGTAGCAAAGGCAAATGATGAAATAATTGAAATTGTTGAATTAAAAGATAGTGATCAATTTTTTATTGGCATGCAGTTTCACCCAGAAATATTAGGTGCAAATGGCAATGCACAAATGATGAGATTATTTAAAGGAATGGTTGAGTATATAAATGGAGAAGATACAAATGGAAATGATTAATGTTGGTTATATAGCAGGATTTCATGGCTTAAAAGGTGAAATGAAAATTAAAACAACAACGGATTTTATTAAAGAAAGGTTTGCTAAAGGAAGTGAATTGTTTTTAATTTATAATAATGATGAAATACTTGTTAAAATAAAAAGCTATCGAGAACATAAAGGGATGCCATTAATATCTTTTGAGGGATATAATTCATTAAATGATGTTGAAAAATATAAAGGAAGTGCTCTTAAAGTAACAAGTGATATGTTGTATGATCTTGATGAAGAAGAGTATTATCACTTTGACTTAATTGGTTTAGATGTTGAAACTTTTAATGGTGAAGTACTAGGAAAAGTTAAAAGTGTTATGGAAACAGGAGCAAACGATGTTATTGTTCTTGAAAAGGATGGCAAAGATATCTTAGTGCCATTTATTAAAACAATTGTTGATGTAATTGATATTGAAAATAAAAAAATAGTTTTATTTGAAGTGGAAGGATTATGGTAATGAAATTTAAAGTATTAACATTATTTCCTGAATATATTGAAAGTTTTAAAAAACACTCAATTATTAAAAGAGGAATTGAAAGTAAAAAAATTGAAATAGAAACAATAGATTATCGTAATTACTCAAAGAATAAGCATATGAAAGTTGATGATACACCTTATGGTGGAGGAGCTGGAATGTTGCTTACAGTACAGCCAATTTACGATGCCTTAAAAGCAAATAAAACAAATGATAGTAAAATTATTTTAGTTTGTCCTACAGGAAAAGTTTTTAAACAAGAGGATGCTAATAAGTTAGCACAAGAAAAGGAATTAATATTTATTTGTGGACATTACGAAGGGTATGATGAAAGAATAAGAGATTATGTTGATTATGAATACTCTATTGGTGATTATGTTTTAACCAGTGGTGAAATTGCTAGTACGGTCATGATGGATTCAATTGCTAGGTTAGTTGATGGTGTGATTGAAAAGCAATCATATTTAGGAGATTCTTTTCAAAATGGTTTGTTAGAATATCCCCAGTATACTAAACCACAGGAGTTTGATGGAAAAGTTGTACCAGGAGTATTAGTGAATGGTCATCATGCTAAAATAGATGAATATCGATTAAAGCAATCAATAATAAAAACTGCTAAGAATAGACCAGACATGTTAGAAAGTGAAGAGTTATCACCAGAAATAAAAGCTAAAATTTTAGAATTAAAAGAAAATAAAGAAATATAAAAGTATAGTGTGCTTGACATTTTTTGTAAAGTGTACTATACTTTTTTCAGGTGATAAAATGAAGACGCAAATTCAAAAGCTAAGAAAAGAAAGAAAGATTTCTCAAGATGAATTAGCTAAAGCTCTTGGCGTTACAAGGCAAACAATCATTTCGATTGAAAAAGAAAAATATACAGCTTCATTAATTCTGGCGTATAAAATTTCCAAGTTTTTTGAAATGAGTATTGAAGAGATATTTGATTTTTCAAAGGTAGGTGAAGAAGATGAATAAATTTAAAAAAGGGTTAAAGAAAAGAATTATTTTATTGAGTATTTTAGGAATATTTTTAATATCTTTAGCAGTTATAACACTTTTAAATAAAGATAATTTAAATTTGGAAGGAAATAATTTATCAAGAAATATAGGATGTTTATATGGATTAGTACTTGGAACAGGATTTAAGTTACTATCAACATTTTCTTCACTAAGAAATGAAGATAAATTAAATGAGTTATATATAAAATCAAATGATGAAAGAACAGCCCTTGTAGTAAAAAGTACATCAACAATGTCATACTTAATTTTATTATACACAATGGTGTGTGGTATGGTTGCTACAACATTTTTTTCAAGTGTTATTTCAAATGTATTTTTCTATGGAGTTTGTTATACGCTAGTTGTATATTGCATAACGTATTTTTATTACAATCGTAAATTTTAATTTATGATAATCATGTGATATAATTACGATAAATTAATTTGGTAAATGTGCTTTTTTATCAAGAAAGATAGGAGTTGGCAGTAATGAAAAAAATATTAGCTTTAGTATTAAGTTTGTTTCTATTAGTAGGATGTTCACAACAAGACAACAAATACAAAGATGAAGCATTAGAAGCTTATGTGCAAAGCATGAATAAATTAGAAGGAAAAAATAAATATAGTATAGGTATTGATGGAAAAATTGATGTTCCTAAATCATTAATTAATACAGAAGAAGTAAATAGTAATTTTAGTGCAAAGGGAATTGTTGACTTAAAAAATGAATTAGCTAAATTTGAAATGAATTTAGATGATAAACAAAATGATCAAAGTGAGAAAATGGAAATTTATCTTGATAAAAAATATGTATATATTAAAAGTGATAATTCATGGTATAAACAGGAACTTGATGAAAGCATTTCAGATTCTGTAAATTCAAAAACTAAAGATAGTGAAAAGCTAGATGTGGATAAAGCAAGAGAAACTTTTGAAACTTTTAAAAATGTAGAATATACAAAAGAAATAAGAGATTCTCAAGAGGGCTATTTAATTAGTGCAACTATTGATTTAGATACAATTATGTCAATGATAAAAGATGAAAAAGAAAATATTAAAGACCTTGAAAAACAAATAGAGCAATTTAAGGCATTGATGCAAAAAATGAATATTGAATATGAAGTATTTATTCCAATGGATAATACTAAGTATGCAAAGCATAGAGTGAATATTAGTTTAGAAGTATTAAAAAGTGAAGTGAATGTTGGGCCAATTGATATAAACCTTGAGCCAACAAATGAAAAAATTAAAATTCCAAGTGCAGCAAAAAAAGCAAAAGTTGTAAAACAAGATAGTGTAAATAGTTTATATTAAGTGGAGGTATAAAAATGATAGAATTAAAAAATATTTCAAAGAAATATGGTAATAGTAGTAAATATGCAGTACAACCAACAGATTTATCTATTAAACCGGGAAAGATAATTGGGTTTATTGGACATAATGGTGCAGGTAAATCAACTACTTTAAAAATGATGACAGGTGTACTTACACCAAGTACTGGTGATGTGATTATTAATGGATATTCAATTACTAATGATGATTTAAAAGCAAAAAAAGAGTTTGGATATGTTCCTGATTCTCCTGATGTTTTTTTGAAACTAACTGGTTTTGAGTATTTGAATTTTATGGGAACTGCTTATGGTGTTGAACCAAGCATTTTGAAAAAACGTATTGATGAACTTGCAAATCAATATTTAATGAGTGATAAATTAGGAGATTTAATTGATTCTTATTCTCATGGTATGCGACAAAAAATAGTGGTAATGGGTGCTTTAGTACATGAACCACATATAATGATTTTAGATGAACCACTTACAGGGCTTGATCCACAAGCAAGTAGACTTTTAAAAGATTCAATGAAAGATCATGTTGCTAAAGGTCATACTGTATTATTTTCAACACATGTTTTGGAAGTTGCTGAAAAATTGTGTGATGAGATTTTAGTAATTAATAAAGGAAAGTTTATATATCAAGGTACATTAGAGGCATTAAAGGAACAATATAGTGAAAGTACAAGCTTAGAAGATATCTTCTTTGCGATAACAAGTGAAAATGATTAAATCGTTATTTAATGTTTTTAAACGTGACCAACAAAGTATTAAGTTAATTAAGTATTCAAAAACAAAAAAAATACTACTTAATATTGGTATAACTATTTTGGTGTTAGCTGGATTTTCAGCGATGCTATTTCCTTTAATTGTACATTCTGATGAAATTCAAAGTAAGATTCCACTTAATATTGGGCACCTTACTATTATGATTGGTTTTTATTTAACTTTTGTTTTAGCAATCGTTTCATCTTTTGGGTTTCTATTCTCAGGTGGATATTTAGATAAAAACTTGAATAATTATATTGTATTACCGATTAAAAAACGTGAGTTTGTAATCGCAAAATTAATGCTAGTTTATTACAATGTGTTACAAGTTGTCGCATTGTTAATGACACCTTGTATTATCATTTATTTTGTTTACTCTGATGTTAGCCTTAATGGTATCTTGAGTATTATTATTTATTGTTTAACAATGCCAATTATTACAATTTATGGTATTTCATTTTTAGTTGGAACAGTTTTATATTTTGTAAATAAAGTAAAAAATAAAATGCTTGCTAAAAGAGTATTATATGGTACATTTTTTGTTGTTGCCTTCTCTTTATATATGGTATTTATTTTAAATGTTAGTACACAGTCTAGTGAAGATCCAACTAAAACAATTACTATGTTTATGGATTTAATTAGTAAGTTAGATACAATCCTTTTCTATCCAGGTTGGGCATCTGAGTTATTAAACAAAGCTAGTTATATTAATATTGTTTATATGTTTGTTGCTGTTGTTATTGGGTCAATTTTCTTATTATACTTTGAAAAAGTATATTTTAAAGGCTCAATTGGATTTAATGAAGAAGGCGGTAAAACAAAATCTAAATTGCTTAAAAATAAACAAACTTCTAGTCATAGTAAGACAATGTGGTTCTTTATTAGAGAAGCTAAAGAAATTTTTAAAACTGGAACTTATTTCTTTAATTCTGTTTTTGGAAATATTTTAATCGTTGTAGTTTATCTTGCTATGATGGGATATTCTTATTATACAAATGGTGATACGGCTGTTGAAGTAGTGAGTTTTGTTAAAGATTCTTTAAACATTGAAACAATAATTTTAGTAACATTAGTAATTGGAACATTCTTTACGATTTTCAATAATGGTGCTGCTACAGTTTTCACAAGAGATGCTAAAGTCCTTGATTATTTAAATACATTACCACTTAATCAAAGTAGAGCATTTTTTGGAAAAGTATTATTTCATACGCTAGTTGAGTTTTTAACAATATTCATTTTCATGTTAATTCCGATGCTTGTTTTACAAATGGATGTTAGTTATATTATTGTTTCATTATTAGTAATGATTTTAGTTGTTTTAGCTACAAATTTAATTCCAGTATGTATTGATTTAAATTTCCCGACACTTGATTGGGAATCAGAAACTTATGTTGTTAAAAGATCTCGTTCAGTTTGGATGACAATGCTTGTTCATTTTGGTTTAAATGCCCTTGTTTTTGGAAGTGGCTTTGCATTAGTTATGTTTGCAGATGTAGATTACAAAATACTTTCATACATTGGTATAGCCTTTTATGTTATGATGTTCATTGTATTGGTATTTGTCTATCGAAAATCAGTAACAAGAGCATTTAGAAAGGTGAGAGGTTAGTGAAATATCAAAAGAAAGATATTATGACAACAATTACAGGCTTTTTAATGGCAGTAGCTGATAGTGTCCCAGGTGTTAGTGGTGGAACAATTGCTTATATTTTAGGTAAATATGAGCAATTTGTTAGTTCTATTGCAGCTTTTGGTTCAAGTAGTACTAAGCAGGAGAAGAAAGATGCTATTGATTTTTTATTAAAATTTGTTGTTGGTTGGGCAATTGGAATGGTTTTAGCATTAAGCTTGATTGCTAGCTTAGTTGGTGAAAAACCATATGAATTAGTCTCATTGTTTTTAGGATTTATTTTAGTTGCAATTCCATTTATTTTTACACAAGAAAAATTACAAAACAAAATTAATCTAAAGCATATCTTGTTCACAATGGCTGGAATTGTACTAGTAGTAGTTGTAACAAACTTTAGCTCAACTGCAATTGATTTAAGTGCAGATACAAGTATTTTAAAGTATGTTTATATTTTTATAGTAGGAGCTGTTGCAATTTCGGCAATGATTTTGCCTGGAATATCTGGTTCAACATTCTTATTAATATTTGGTTTATATATGCCAATTGTGAGTGCTGTAAAAGAGGTATTAAAGTTTAACTTTAGTCAATTAGATATTGTTTTAGTATTTGGTTTTGGAGTTTTATTAGGATTATTTTATTTTTCAAAGCTAGTTAAATATTTAATGAAAAATCATCGTGAGATTGTTGTTTTCTTTGTCATGGGATTAATGATAGGATCTATATATGCAATTATTATGGGACCAACATCATTAAGTGATGATGTTACTAAAGAAAGTTTAAATTTAGTACCATTAAATTTTGAAAATATTAAATTAATTTGGATGCTTGCTGGAGTTGGAATAATTATAGCTTTAGAAAAAATAAAAAAAATAGTTGAAGGAGGAAGTAAAAGTGAATAATTTTACTTATCAAAGAGTGACTAAATTAATTTTTGGTCAAAATCAATTAGAAAAATTACCACAAGAAATTAAGAAAAATGGTGGTAGTAGAGTATTATTAACTTATGGACAAAGTAGTATTAAAAGAATTGGATTATATGATGAAGTTGTTAGAATGTTAAATGATAATGATATTTTCTTTGTTGAATTAGGAGGAATTAAACCTAATCCAGAAGTAGATACTGCTCGTGAAGGTGTTAGATTAATTAATGAACATAATCTTGATTTTATTTTAGCTGTCGGTGGTGGAAGTGTTCTTGATAATTCAAAACATATTGCAATGTCACAAGCTGCAGATGTTGATGTTTGGGATTTAGTTAGAAACCAAGACCAACTTGATAAAGTTACTGGTTTAATAAAAATAGGAGCTATTTTAACTATTTCAGCTACTGGTTCAGAAATGAATGTAGGTGGAGTTATTACTAATCCTGAAACTGAAGATAAATTATCAATGGCACATGAAGAAGCAGCGCCAGTATTCTCATTCTTAAATCCAAGACTTTTGGAAAGTTTACCACCAAAACAAAGAATTGCCGGTGTTTGTGATACATTCTCACATTTATTAGAATTGTATTTTACTGCACATGAAGATGAAGGTTTTGCTGATAGATATATTGAGGGTGTTATGAAAAATGTTATCGCTTATGCACCAAAGTATTTAGAAGATAATTTAAATTATGATGCTAATGCACAAATTATGCTAAGTGCTACTTATGCATTAAATGGAATTAGTACTTTAGGAAAATATGGTGGAGATTGGAATACACATGCTTTAGAACATGAATTAAGTGCTCTTACAGACTTTACTCATGGAATTGGTCTTGCAATAATTCAACCTTATGTTTTACAAACTTATCTTGATGCTGATTTGGCAAATAAAAAAGATTTAGTTAAATTTGTTAATTTAGGAAAAAATGTTTTTGACATTGAGGGTTCTAATCAAGAAGTTGCGCAAAAAACTGTTGAAGCAATTAAAAAGCTATTCTTTGAGTGGATAGATAATAAAACTCAATTAAGTGAGTATGAAGTATATGATTTCAATTATAGTACTTGTGTTGAAAAATTGTTAAATGATGCTAGATTATCTGACATTTATCACTCATTTACTAAAGAAGAATTAGATAAGATATATAAAACGATATTGTAATGGTATCGTTTTTTTTAATACCTTATCAAAAAATAGTACTTACAATATTTTTTTTTGACACTTTTAGCGAATGTATGATTTTCTTATGTTTTTTACAAAAATAAATGAAAAATTTGCAAAAAAATTAAAAAAAACACAAAAAAAACAAAGAAATTAACATATAGTCGATTAAATGAACATTTCATTTTTATCGAAATAGACAAAAAGTTCGATAAAACATAAAAAAAACGCTTTTTTTTGACTAAAAATCAATTATTTGATGTTGCTTTTTAATATATTAAAGATATAATTTAAATTAAGAATATATAATAATTATAAAAAACGGAGGGTACAAAAAAATGAACAAAGTAATTATTGATGGGAAAAGTCTTACATTAGAGGACTTTATCCAAGTAGCACGACATGGTGCTAAAGTTGAGTTAAGCGATGAAGCTATCAAAGCAATGCAAAAAAGTCGTGACTTAGTTGAGCATTATGTTGAAAATGAAGTTGTACGTTATGGAATTACAACAGGATTTGGATCTTTAAGTGAAGTAACAATCAACAAAAAAGATACAAGTAAGTTACAAGAAAACTTAATTATCACGCATGCAGTATCAGTTGGGGAACCATTTGATATTGAAGTAGTAAGAGGAATTATGTTATTACGTGCTAATTCAATTGCTAAAGGTAATTCAGGAGTAAGAGTTAGTACAGTACAATTAATCTTAGATATGTTAAATGCGGGTGTAACACCAGTTGTGCCTGAACAAGGAAGCTTAGGAGCTAGTGGTGATTTAGCACCATTATCACACTGTGTTTTACCAATGTTAGGTTATGGTGAAGTATACTATAATGGAAAAAAATATAATGGTAAATTAGGAATGAAAAAAGCTGGTTTAGAAACAATCACTTTATCTTCAAAAGAAGGTTTAGGACTAAACAATGGTACTCAAGCAATGACTTCAGTTGGTGCTTTTGCTACTTACGATGCTTTAAAAACAGTTAAATTAGCAGATATTACTGCAATGCTTTCATTTGAAGCTTTAACAGGAATTAGAACTGCATACGATCCAAGAGTTCATGAAATTCGTGGTCATGTAGGACAAAAAACATCAGCTAAAAACTTCTTAAAATTAATTGAAGGAAGTTCATCAGCAACTGAACAAGGAGATTTAAGAGTTCAAGATGCTTATGCATTAAGATGTTTACCTCAAATTCATGGTGCTTCAAAAGATGCTATTAATTATGTAAAAGGAATTGTTGAAATTGAATTAAATGCGGTTACTGATAACCCATTAATTTTCCCTGATACTGAAGATGTAATTAGTGGTGGTAACTTCCATGGTCAACCAATGGCTTTACCATTTGACTTCTTAAAAATCGCTTTATCAGAATTAGCAAACATTTCTGAAAGAAGAATTGAAAGATTAGTAAACTCTAAATTATCAAATGGTTTACCATCAATGTTAGTTAAAAAAGCTGGATTAAATAGTGGATTTATGATTGTTCAATATTCTGCTGCATCAGTTGTAAGTGAAAATAAAGTAATTGCTCATCCTGCAAGTGTTGATTCAATTCCATCTTGTGAAAACCAAGAAGATCATGTATCTATGGGAACAACAGCTGCTAGACAAGCAAGACAAATTTTAAGAAACGTTCAATATGTATTAGGTATGGAATTATTCGCTTCATGTCAAGGAATCGATCTTAGAAAAGTAGAAAAATTAGGTAAAGGTACACAAGTTGCTTACGATCAAGTAAGAAGCGTTGTATCATATATGAAAAACGATAGAGTTTTAAAACCAGATATGGTTAAAATTGATGAGTTAGTAACATCTCACAAAATTGTCGAAGAAGTTGAAAAAGTTGTACCATTAGATACAATTTAATTTAAAAAGTTTTTTAGGAGGAAAAAGTATTATGCAAATTAATAATCAAGACATTCAAAAGGGAATGGAGATTAAAATTGATCATATTCCTGCTAAAACACCAGAATTCGTAAAAGGAATAAGAAGAGCACCTAAACGTGAATTAACGTTAAGCGATTCAGATATTGAATTAGCACTTATGAATGCTCTAAGATATATTCCAGAAGAATACCATGCTGAATTAGCTCCTGAATTTTATGAGGAGCTAATGACTCATGGGCGAATTTATGGATATCGTTTTAGACCAGAAGGAAATATTTCACCAAAACCTATTGATGAGTATGAAGCAACAACAATTGAAGGACAAGCATTCCAAGTAATGATTGATAACAACTTATCATTTGAAATTGCTTTATATCCATATGAATTAGTAACATATGGTGAAACAGGACAAGTATTCCAAAACTGGATGCAATATGTTCTAGTTAACAAATATTTAAAAGTTATGACTGATGAGCAAACATTAGTTCTTCAATCAGGACATCCAGTAGGATTGTTCCATTCACATAAAACAGCTCCAAGAGTAATGATTACTAATGGATTAACAGTTGGTTTATTTGATAACTTAGATGATTTCAAACGTTTAACTGCACTAGGTGTAGCTAACTATGGACAAATGACTGCTGGTGGTTGGATGTATATTGGACCACAAGGTATCGTTCATGGAACTTATTCAACATTATTAAATGCATCTCGTAAAATTAAAGATGGTGCAAAAGATATGGAAGGATTAATCTTCGTTACATCAGGACTTGGTGGAATGTCTGGAGCTCAAGGTAAAGCTGGTAAGATTGCTAATGGTGTAGCTTTAGTTGCAGAGGTTGATGAATCAAGAATTAATACTCGTTATGAACAAGGATGGGTTGATAAAGTAACAAGAACACCTAAAGAAGCATTCGAAGTAGCATGTAAAGCTAAAGATAATAAAGAACCGATTGCTATTGCGTTTTTAGGTAATGTTGTTGATTTATTAGAATATGCTTATGAAAATGATATTCATATTGATTTATTATCAGATCAAACATCATGTCAGGAAGCTTATGATGGTGGATATTGCCCAGCAGGAATTTCTTTTGAAGAAAGAACAAAACTTTTAGCAACTGATCATGCTAAATTCAAAAAACTTGTTGATGAAAGCTTACATCGTCACTTTGAAGTTATCAAAAAATTAAGTTCAAAAGGAACATATTTCTTTGACTATGGTAACTCATTCATGAAAGCTATTTATGATTCAGGTGTAATGGAAATTTCAAAAAATGGTGTTAATGATTTAGATGGATTCATTTGGCCATCTTATGTTGAAGATATTTTAGGACCAATGTTATTTGACTATGGATATGGACCATTCAGATGGGTATGTCTATCAGGAAAAGAAGAAGATTTAGACAAAACAGATGCTGCAGCATGTAGTGTTATTGATCCAGATCGTCGTTTCCAAGATTATGATAACTGGAAATGGATTAATGATGCTAAGAAAAATGCATTAGTTGTTGGTACAAAAGCTCGTATTCTTTACCAAGATGCTTGGGGACGTACAAACATTGCTCTTAAATTTAATGAAATGGTACGTAATGGAGAAGTAGGACCAATTATGTTAGGTCGTGATCACCATGATGTATCTGGTACAGATTCACCATTTAGAGAAACATCAAATATTTATGATGGTTCAAATGTAATGGCAGAAATGGCTACTCACTGTTATGCAGGTAATGCAGCACGTGGTATGTCACTAATCGCTCTTCACAATGGTGGTGGAGTTGGTATTGGTAAATCTGTAAACGGTGGATTTGGTATGGTATTAGATGGAAGTGAAAGAGTAGACAATATTCTTTATGAATCAATGTTATGGGATGTTATGGGTGGAGTTGCTCGTCGTAACTGGGCTCGTAATAGCGCATCAATTGAAACTTGTATCGAATACAATGAACAAATGAAAGGTAAAGACCATATTACTTTACCATACTTAACAACAAGAGATTTTGTTAAGGATATTATTAGGAAAAACAAATAAACTAAGGAGATGTCTTAAATGCAAAAAATAGTACAATGTGTACCAAATTTTTCAGAAGGGAAAGATCTAGAGAAAGTTGATCGTATCGTTGCACCTTTAAAAGATAAAGAAGGTGTAAAGTTAGTTGGAGTTGAACCAGATGCTGCTTACAATAGAACAGTTGTTACTGTAATAGGTGAGCCTCAAGCAGTTAAAGCTGCTGTTGTTGAAGCAATTGGTGTAGCTACAAAAGAGATTGATATGAACTATCAAACAGGTGAACATAAAAGAATGGGAGCTACTGATGTAGTACCATTTATTCCAATTTCAGGAATGAGTATTGAAGAAGCTGTTGAATTATCAAAAGAAGCTGGAGAAGAAGTAGCACAACGTTTTGATTTACCAGTATTCTTATATTCATATAGTGCAACTCAACCAAACCGTGAAAAATTACCAACAATTAGAAAAGGTGAATTTGAAGGAATGGGTGAAAAAATTAAATTACCTGAATGGAAACCAGATTATGGTAAAGCTGAAATTCATCC is part of the Bacilli bacterium PM5-9 genome and harbors:
- a CDS encoding putative membrane protein (product_source=KO:K08974; cog=COG2035; ko=KO:K08974; pfam=PF04018; superfamily=81338; transmembrane_helix_parts=Inside_1_11,TMhelix_12_34,Outside_35_66,TMhelix_67_86,Inside_87_92,TMhelix_93_110,Outside_111_122,TMhelix_123_142,Inside_143_154,TMhelix_155_186,Outside_187_205,TMhelix_206_228,Inside_229_234,TMhelix_235_254,Outside_255_268,TMhelix_269_291,Inside_292_306), whose translation is MKYQKKDIMTTITGFLMAVADSVPGVSGGTIAYILGKYEQFVSSIAAFGSSSTKQEKKDAIDFLLKFVVGWAIGMVLALSLIASLVGEKPYELVSLFLGFILVAIPFIFTQEKLQNKINLKHILFTMAGIVLVVVVTNFSSTAIDLSADTSILKYVYIFIVGAVAISAMILPGISGSTFLLIFGLYMPIVSAVKEVLKFNFSQLDIVLVFGFGVLLGLFYFSKLVKYLMKNHREIVVFFVMGLMIGSIYAIIMGPTSLSDDVTKESLNLVPLNFENIKLIWMLAGVGIIIALEKIKKIVEGGSKSE
- a CDS encoding alcohol dehydrogenase YqhD (iron-dependent ADH family) (product_source=COG1979; cath_funfam=1.20.1090.10,3.40.50.1970; cog=COG1979; ko=KO:K00100; pfam=PF00465; superfamily=56796); the protein is MNNFTYQRVTKLIFGQNQLEKLPQEIKKNGGSRVLLTYGQSSIKRIGLYDEVVRMLNDNDIFFVELGGIKPNPEVDTAREGVRLINEHNLDFILAVGGGSVLDNSKHIAMSQAADVDVWDLVRNQDQLDKVTGLIKIGAILTISATGSEMNVGGVITNPETEDKLSMAHEEAAPVFSFLNPRLLESLPPKQRIAGVCDTFSHLLELYFTAHEDEGFADRYIEGVMKNVIAYAPKYLEDNLNYDANAQIMLSATYALNGISTLGKYGGDWNTHALEHELSALTDFTHGIGLAIIQPYVLQTYLDADLANKKDLVKFVNLGKNVFDIEGSNQEVAQKTVEAIKKLFFEWIDNKTQLSEYEVYDFNYSTCVEKLLNDARLSDIYHSFTKEELDKIYKTIL
- a CDS encoding histidine ammonia-lyase (product_source=KO:K01745; cath_funfam=1.10.275.10,1.20.200.10; cog=COG2986; ko=KO:K01745; pfam=PF00221; superfamily=48557; tigrfam=TIGR01225), producing the protein MNKVIIDGKSLTLEDFIQVARHGAKVELSDEAIKAMQKSRDLVEHYVENEVVRYGITTGFGSLSEVTINKKDTSKLQENLIITHAVSVGEPFDIEVVRGIMLLRANSIAKGNSGVRVSTVQLILDMLNAGVTPVVPEQGSLGASGDLAPLSHCVLPMLGYGEVYYNGKKYNGKLGMKKAGLETITLSSKEGLGLNNGTQAMTSVGAFATYDALKTVKLADITAMLSFEALTGIRTAYDPRVHEIRGHVGQKTSAKNFLKLIEGSSSATEQGDLRVQDAYALRCLPQIHGASKDAINYVKGIVEIELNAVTDNPLIFPDTEDVISGGNFHGQPMALPFDFLKIALSELANISERRIERLVNSKLSNGLPSMLVKKAGLNSGFMIVQYSAASVVSENKVIAHPASVDSIPSCENQEDHVSMGTTAARQARQILRNVQYVLGMELFASCQGIDLRKVEKLGKGTQVAYDQVRSVVSYMKNDRVLKPDMVKIDELVTSHKIVEEVEKVVPLDTI